The following DNA comes from Micromonospora chokoriensis.
CGACCCGGATGCCACGGCGCGCCGACGAGGCGGTGACGCGGCCGGCGGGCGGTGCTGGAAGACCTCGTGGCTAGGGCCAGCTCAGCCGGGGCCTGGGCGACCGCGATCGGATCGGCGCCCTGGGCTGCGGCGTGCCTCGTACTGTTCCTCGCGGTGCCGCAGTTCTACCTGTTGCCCGAGGGCAGCACCGACGTCGCGGCATCGACGGTGGTGACCATACTGCTGGTGCCGGGCGTGCTGCTGGCGGCCCGGCGCGGCTCCGGTGTCGAACTGTTCCGCCTCGGCCTGTTCCGCGTCCTGATCGCCCTGCTGGTGGTGCGGCTGGTCGCGCTGGCCTGGTCCCCGGACCCGCGAGCCGGCCTGCCACTGATCGCCCTGCTCGGCCAGTTCGTCGTCACGCTGACGCTGATGGTCCAGGCGGTCCGTCAGGACGGCGGCCTGCTGCGCCGGATCGAACCCTGGTACTGGCCCTGGATCGTGGCCGAAGCGCTGCTCGTACTCGTGTTCCGCGTTCTACCCGGGGTGGAGGACGCCTTCCTGCGGTCGATCGCCGGGCTCGTCAGCGGGCAGAACACCGTCGCCGCCCTCTTCAACGGAAGTCCGAACAACGTCTTCGACGAGGCCAAGTCCGGTGGGGTGTTCGTCAACGCGAACGTCGCCGGGCTCTTCCTCGGGGTGAACGCGATCGCCGCGTTCGCCATCGCCACGATCACCGGAAGCCGCTGGACGCGCATGGTGGGCTTCGTCGCGCTGGCGGCGGTGCCGGTCACCGGTTCCAAATCGGCCACGCTCCTCGCGGTCGCCCTGCCCGCGTCAGTACTAGCCGTCCGGCGGTTCACTCGGGCCCGCCGGACGGAGGCGGGAGAGTCAGGCCCGTCCCGGCACGGCAGCCACCGACGCCCGGTGGGGCGCAGACTGACGTTCTGGCTCGTGGGCGCCGGTCTACTCGGCGTCGTCGGTGCGGTGGTGCTCGCCGCCGAGCTCGGCTTCACCCAGGCGTTGGCGAAGTCCTTCGGTGACCGGACAGCCATCTGGGGCTTCGGTGCCGAGGCGTTCCTGCGGGACCCCCTCCTCGGACTCGGTTACGGCGGCTGGGATGCCGGCTTCGCGGCGTACGCGCGTGAACACGGCATCTACCGCAGCTTCCCGCCCCACAACGTCCTCCTCGCGGGATGGGCCGCGACCGGCCTGGCCGGCCTGGTGCTGATCGCGGTGTTCTTCGCGCTGACCCTGCGGCTCACCGTCCGGGCCGTGAACACCGGTGGGGACCGGCATCGGACCTTCGCACTCTGGGCCACCGCCGCGGTCGCATGGACGCTGATCCACGGCTTGGGCGACAACACCGAGATCTTCGGCGACATCCATCTCATTCCTATTCTTTCGCTGCTGGTCGCCTACCTCGTCGTGGGCGACCGCGAGGAGTCGAACCACCATGCAACTCCCCACCGTCGGGATCCTGCGACATCAACAGTTCCTGCCGTCCGAGACCTTCATTCCGAACCAGGCCTTGGCGATGCGCAGCTTCCACCCCTTGTTCGTGGGCCGCGACCCGGTCCCGACCCGACCGGGAACTGATTCGGTAAGCGTCGCCGAGTTCGGCAAACCCGCGGTCCTGTCGTACACGTTCACCCGCCGCTCGGAGGCCCTTGTCGGAGCCCTCGCGAAGCGTGGCACGGCACTGCTGCACGCCCACTTCGGTGTCGAGGGGGTGTACGCCGTCCCCACCGCGAAGGCACTCGGAGTTCCGCTGGTCACGACCCTGCACGGCTTCGACGTGACGGTCAGTCGGACGAAGATGGTGACGTCGAAGAAGCCGTCGTGGTTGAACTACGTGACCTGGCGTCAGTCCCTCTTCGCCGAGGGCGCGGTGTTCATCTGTGTGTCCGAACACATCCGTCGACGCGCGGTGGAGTGGGGCTACCCCGCCGAGAGGTGTCAGGTGCTGCCCATCGGGGTGGACGTGGATGCCATCGAACCGTCCGGCCCCGTCGCGACGCCCCGGATCCTGCACGTCGCACGGTTGGTGGAGAAGAAGGGGACGCAGTACCTGCTGCGGGCGTTCGCGGAGGTACGCAAGGCTGTTCCCGCCGCCGAGCTGGTACTGATCGGCGAGGGGCCGCTGCGCGATTCCCTCGGTGCACTCGCCCGGGAGCTCGGGGTTGAGACCGGTGTGCGTTTCCTGGGTGCGCAGAAACACAGCGACACCCTCCGCTGGCTGAGCCAGTCGACGCTGCTGTGTCTGCCGAGCGTGACGGCCCAGGACGGTGACCAGGAAGGCCTGGGAATGGTCCTGCTGGAGGCGGCCGCCTCCGGCAAACCGGTGGTCGGAACCCACCACGGCGGCATCCCCGAGGCGGTCACGGACGGGGCGAACGGCTTCCTGGTGCCCGAACGGGACGCCACCGCGCTCGCGGACCGGCTGATCGCGCTGCTGCGCGACCAGGACCTCTGCGACAGGTTCGGCAAGGTGGGACGGCAGAACGTCGAAGACCGGTTCAACCTGAGCCGACAGACCGGCAAACTCGAATCGTTGTATAGGGATCTGCTGTGATCGAGTCGATTCTCATCCATTCCCGGTCGACGCCACATCACCACACCGGCGGCATGGAGACCCTCGCCTGGCGGCTGGCCGCCGAATGGGCATTGCACGTGCCGCGGGTGCACATCGTCACCACCGCGATTCCGGGCCGTTCCGGCACCTTCACCGAGGACGGCGTGCAGGTGACGCCCTTGGCCGGCACCCGCCCCGGCCGTTACTCCCATGCCTGGTGGGAGGAGTCCCGAGCGCACTGGGTGGCGTCGAGCGTGGCCCCGAGCGTGGTCTTCTCGGTGAGCGCCGGCTCCTACTCGGTGGTCCGCGAGCGGGCCCAGCACCCTCGTACGCCGTTCGTGCTCCAGGTACACGGCACGTCCGCCATGGAGTTGGGCTCGAAGCTGCGGGCACCGACCGCGCGCTCCCTGGCGGGCACGCCCAAGAACGCCCTCGGCCTGGTGCGCGACCTGGCCCGCTACCGCGACTTCGACCGCCTCGTCGCGGTCGGCGAGAACGTGGTCGAGTCACTGACGGCAGCGCCCCAGAACTGGTCCGCCTCGCCCGACAAGGTGCGCCTGATCCCCAACGGCGTCCGAGCCGAGGACCATGCGTTCGACGGCGTTGCCCGGGACCGGATCCGACGCGAGCTGGGAGTCGACGAGGAGACCGTGCTGGTCGGATGCGTCGGCCGCCTGCACGTGCAGAAGAGGGTCGACCGGGCGCTGCAGGCAGCGGCGATCCTGCGCGACCGTGGGCTTGGCAGCCGGTTCCGGTTCGTGGTCGTCGGCGACGGCCCGGACGAGGGGCGGTTGCAGGGTCTGGTCCGCAAGCTCCAGTTGGAGGAGATGGTTCGGTTCACCGGACGCGTCGAGGCGGACGTGGTGCGCGACTACTACTCGGCGGCGGACGTGTCACTGCTCACCACGGCACGTCTGGAAGGGCTTCCGATGGCGGTACTGGAGGCGTTGGCGTCCGGCCTGCCGTGCGTCGTCACCGCCGGTTCGATCCGATCCGAGGCGCTGAGCAGGGTGTTGCACGAAGTCGACACAGCGGACTCCGACGCGCTCGCGGACGTGGTGCAGAAGGTGACGGCGGAGCGGGGGCTGCGCGTCAACCTGCTTCCCCCCACCTTCCTTCTCGACCACTGCGCACGGGACTACCTGGCCGACTTCGCGCAGCTGATCACACAGCGCCAGGCCTGACATGGGCAAGGTCTTCTTCCGTCTGGTTCTCGGCGGCATCGCCGGGAAGATCCTCGGCCTGCTCCGCGAGGTCCTGTTGGCCGCGCTCTTCGGAGCGGGGCGGGTGGTCGCCGCCAACCGCATCGCGTTGACGGCGACGTTGATCCCGATCAACTTCTTCACCGCCGACGCGCTCTCCGCCGGGTTCCTGCCGCTCTACGTGCAGTACCGCCAAGAGCGGCCCTCGATGGCGCAGGTGCTCTACCGCGCCGTACACCTGCTGCTGGGTGTGTTCTCCGTGGTCCTGGCCGCGGCGCTCATCTTCGGTCGGGATCTGTGGGTGGGGCTGCTCGGGCCGGGCCTCGACCCCCATACGGCGGACATCGCCGCGACCATGCTCGGCATCGCCGCGCTGGGCGTGCCGTTCTACGTTCTCTACAACCTGTACACGCTGGTCGGCCTCGCTAACGACGACGTCAGACTGATCAACCTGCGCCCGTCGTGCCAGAGCATCGGGCTGATCCTGGCCACGGTGGTCGCGTGGATGACCGGTCACGTGTCGGTGCTGGCCTGGGGCTTCACTCTCCCGTACATCGTGCTGTGGTGTGTGGGCACCTACTGGCTTCGACGTCAGGGTTATCTGCATGAGGGTGACGGGTCGGTTCCCCATCGCCCGGACCGGGCCACCACCAAGCTGGCCCTCCGGATGTTCTGGCGACGGCTGCGGCCGCTGCTGCTGATTCCGGTGATCCTCCAGGGGTCGATCGGCGTCGAGCGGGCCGTCGGCTCGCTGCTGGGTGTGGAGGTGGTCGCGGCCACCGAGTACGCACGTTTCGTGGTCGACTCGGTCATGGCCCTGCTCGCCGCGCCGCTGGGCCTGGCCGGCCTTGCCTCGTTCGCCCGCATGAAGGGCCACGAGGTGGGTGACGGGCTCCGCCGCCTGATCCCGCCGGTGATCCTGGTGGCCATCCCTCTCGCCCTGGTCCTCTCCCTGAACAGCAGGGGAATCGTCACCCTGCTGTATGCCCGCGGCGAGTTCGACAGCCGCGCGGTGGATGTCTCATCGGTGCTGCTGCTGGGCTTCGCGCTCGGGATCTGGGCGCACGTGCTCGGTTACACCTTCGTGAAGGTGTTGAACGCCCGGGGGGCGAACGTCAAGGTAGCGATCGTGATGGCGGTCTCGTTCGGCGTTCCGATCGCCTTCAACCTGCTGCTGTACAAGCACTGGGGCGCCTTCACGATCGGCGCCGCCTCCTCTCTCAGCGGCATCCTGATGTTCCTCATCTCGGCCCGGTTGCTGTCCGTATTGGGCTTCAGCATGCGTCTGCTCGCGATCGCGCTGCCCGGCGCGGCCGCCGCAGCTGCCGCCGGATACCTGTTGGCCGGCTCCGGGCTGCTGCACCTCGTCGCATCCTGCGTGGCGATCGTGCTGATCTGGATCGGCTACGTGGCGGCCGTGCCCTCGCTGCGCCGTACGTTCCTGTCGTTCGTCCTGAAGAAGCTCGGTCGCGGCGTCGACGAAACTTCGCAGGACGATCTGGTCGCGATCAAGTGAGGAAGCCATGACTGTGCAGGCTGCCCCGGTGACCGGGGTGGAGGACACACCGGACCGCCCGGCCGTACCGCCCGCAGCGACCCCGCGCGAGACGCCCTCCGCGCCCTCGCGCCGCTC
Coding sequences within:
- a CDS encoding O-antigen ligase family protein is translated as MPQFYLLPEGSTDVAASTVVTILLVPGVLLAARRGSGVELFRLGLFRVLIALLVVRLVALAWSPDPRAGLPLIALLGQFVVTLTLMVQAVRQDGGLLRRIEPWYWPWIVAEALLVLVFRVLPGVEDAFLRSIAGLVSGQNTVAALFNGSPNNVFDEAKSGGVFVNANVAGLFLGVNAIAAFAIATITGSRWTRMVGFVALAAVPVTGSKSATLLAVALPASVLAVRRFTRARRTEAGESGPSRHGSHRRPVGRRLTFWLVGAGLLGVVGAVVLAAELGFTQALAKSFGDRTAIWGFGAEAFLRDPLLGLGYGGWDAGFAAYAREHGIYRSFPPHNVLLAGWAATGLAGLVLIAVFFALTLRLTVRAVNTGGDRHRTFALWATAAVAWTLIHGLGDNTEIFGDIHLIPILSLLVAYLVVGDREESNHHATPHRRDPATSTVPAVRDLHSEPGLGDAQLPPLVRGPRPGPDPTGN
- a CDS encoding glycosyltransferase — protein: MGRDPVPTRPGTDSVSVAEFGKPAVLSYTFTRRSEALVGALAKRGTALLHAHFGVEGVYAVPTAKALGVPLVTTLHGFDVTVSRTKMVTSKKPSWLNYVTWRQSLFAEGAVFICVSEHIRRRAVEWGYPAERCQVLPIGVDVDAIEPSGPVATPRILHVARLVEKKGTQYLLRAFAEVRKAVPAAELVLIGEGPLRDSLGALARELGVETGVRFLGAQKHSDTLRWLSQSTLLCLPSVTAQDGDQEGLGMVLLEAAASGKPVVGTHHGGIPEAVTDGANGFLVPERDATALADRLIALLRDQDLCDRFGKVGRQNVEDRFNLSRQTGKLESLYRDLL
- a CDS encoding glycosyltransferase family 4 protein; translation: MIESILIHSRSTPHHHTGGMETLAWRLAAEWALHVPRVHIVTTAIPGRSGTFTEDGVQVTPLAGTRPGRYSHAWWEESRAHWVASSVAPSVVFSVSAGSYSVVRERAQHPRTPFVLQVHGTSAMELGSKLRAPTARSLAGTPKNALGLVRDLARYRDFDRLVAVGENVVESLTAAPQNWSASPDKVRLIPNGVRAEDHAFDGVARDRIRRELGVDEETVLVGCVGRLHVQKRVDRALQAAAILRDRGLGSRFRFVVVGDGPDEGRLQGLVRKLQLEEMVRFTGRVEADVVRDYYSAADVSLLTTARLEGLPMAVLEALASGLPCVVTAGSIRSEALSRVLHEVDTADSDALADVVQKVTAERGLRVNLLPPTFLLDHCARDYLADFAQLITQRQA
- a CDS encoding lipid II flippase MurJ, with translation MGKVFFRLVLGGIAGKILGLLREVLLAALFGAGRVVAANRIALTATLIPINFFTADALSAGFLPLYVQYRQERPSMAQVLYRAVHLLLGVFSVVLAAALIFGRDLWVGLLGPGLDPHTADIAATMLGIAALGVPFYVLYNLYTLVGLANDDVRLINLRPSCQSIGLILATVVAWMTGHVSVLAWGFTLPYIVLWCVGTYWLRRQGYLHEGDGSVPHRPDRATTKLALRMFWRRLRPLLLIPVILQGSIGVERAVGSLLGVEVVAATEYARFVVDSVMALLAAPLGLAGLASFARMKGHEVGDGLRRLIPPVILVAIPLALVLSLNSRGIVTLLYARGEFDSRAVDVSSVLLLGFALGIWAHVLGYTFVKVLNARGANVKVAIVMAVSFGVPIAFNLLLYKHWGAFTIGAASSLSGILMFLISARLLSVLGFSMRLLAIALPGAAAAAAAGYLLAGSGLLHLVASCVAIVLIWIGYVAAVPSLRRTFLSFVLKKLGRGVDETSQDDLVAIK